The following nucleotide sequence is from Sphingomonas swuensis.
ATGGACGCGCCGCGGCACCTCGTCGACCTCGGCGCCGGGGCGGGGCCGGGCGGGATCAGCGCGGCAGGGCTGCTCGAGCCCGAGGCAATCACGCTTGTCGACATCAACCCGAAGGCCTTGTGCCTGGCCGAGGCCAATGCGCTCGCGGCCGGGCTCGAGGTCGAGACGGTGACCGGCAGCCTCGCCGACGTCAGCGGGGAAATTGACCTCGTCATCGCCAACCCGCCGTTCATCGCCGACCCCGAGGGCCGCGACTATCGCGACGGCGGCGAGATGCTCGGCGCGGGACTGTCGCTCGACTGGGCGCGGCAGTCGCTCGAGCGGCTGGCCGAAGGCGGGACGATGCTGCTCTATACCGGAAGCCCGATCGTGCAGGGCGAGGATCGGCTGCTCGCCGCGCTGGCCGAACTGGCCGAGGAGCGCGAGGCCTCGCTCCGCTACGAGGAGCTCGATCCCGACATCTTCGGCGAGGAGCTCGGCGGCGGGGCCTATGCCGCGGCCGGGGTCGAACGGATCGCCGCGATCGGCGCGGTGCTGCGCCGGACCTAGACGGGCTCGAGCGGCAGTTCGAGGCGCGCCAGCGCGCCGCCGCCGCTCGCCGATGAAAGGGTGAAGGAGCCGCCGAGCTGGCCGGCGAGCATGGTCGCGATGCGCAGTCCGAGGCTGTTGCTGTCGTCCAAGCGGAAGCCGAGCGGAAGGCCGCGGCCATTGTCCTCGATCTCGACCGCCAGCCGCTCGTGCGAGGCCTGGTCGAGCCTGATCTCGAGCGCACCATTGTCGCGGCCGTCGCCGAAGCCGTGCTCGATCGCGTTGGCGATGCTTTCGGCCACCACAAGCGCCAGCGGAATGGCGGCCTCGGGGCTGATCCGCGCCTCGCTGTGCGAGACGACCCGGTGGCTGACGCGCTGGTCGGTCGACGTCTCGATCACGTCGCGCGCGAGCTGGTCGAGGAAGGTGCCGAGATGCTGCCCGTCCCCCGAGGGATCGTAGAGCTGGCGACTGATCTTGCCGACCGTCTGGAGGCGGCGTGCGGCCTCGTCGAGCGCCGTGCGGGCGCTCTCGTCCTTGACCTGCCGGCGCTGAACGGTGAGCAGCGCGGCGACCATCTGGAGGTTGTTCGAGACCCGGTGCTGGAGCTCTCGGAAGAGCAATTCGCGGGTCTCGGCGAGCCGCGCATTGGCCTCGCGCTCGGCCACCAGCAGGCGGTTGGAACGCTGCATCCAGTGGACCAGCGTGATCTCGGTCCCGGTGATGAAGACGTAGAAGGTCATCGCGATGCGCGCATTATGCTCGAGCTCGAAGCTGCCGAACGGCGCGACGAACCAGTACCAGGACGACAGGCCCGAAAGGATCGCGGTGAGCGTGCCGGCACGCGTGCCGAGCACGAAGGCGATGAGGATGACCGCCGGGAAATAGGTCAGGAAGGGGAAGCCGGCGGGAAGCTGGCTGTCGATCAACTGGCGAATGCCCGTCGCGGCGCCGGTCGCGACCAGCGCCACGAGCAGATCGCCCACCAGCCCCATCCGGGTTAGCGGGTAGCGTTCGGTCCAGCGACCTCGAGTGGCGGCGACGGAGGGCACGATCCTACCCCTACCGGGTCGGCGGTTAAAAGGAAGGTTGGTTGAATGCAGCAAGGCCCCGCAGTTGCCTGCGAGGCCTTGCCTCGATCTGAACGGTGGCGGTTTCCCGCTGTTCAGAAAGCTCAGTCGTCGTTGTTGTTGTTGTTGGTCAGGAAGGCCGGAGCGAACTCGGGCGCGGGCCCGTCGTCGCGGTTGCCGCCGCCTTCACGGTCGCGGCGCGGGCCACGATCGCCGCGGTCACCACGATCGCTGCGCGGGCCACGATCGCCGCCGCCATCACGGCCACCACGATCACCGCCGTCACGGCGCGGGCCACGGCCCTCGCGGCGACGGTCGCCGTCACGACCACCGCGATCGCCGCGCGGACCACGGTCGCCGCCTTCACGCGGCTCGCGCGGGGGACGGGTGTCCTCGAGCTCGGCGCCGGTCTCCTGATCGACGACCCGCATCGACAGGCGAACCTTGCCGCGATTGTCGACCTCGAGCAGCTTCACCTTGACCTCCTGGCCTTCGCTCAGGACCTCACGGACGTTCTCGACGCGCTCGTTCTTGATCTCCGAGACGTGGACCAGGCCATCCTTGCCCGGCATGAAGGTCACGAACGCGCCGAAGTCGACGATGCTGGCGACCTTGCCGGTGTAGATGGTGCCGGGCTCGGGCTCCTGGGTGATGCCCTGGATCCACTGGCGGGCGGCCTCGATCTGCGACAGGTCGGACGAGCTGATCTTGATCAGGCCCTCGTCGTCGATGTCGACCTTGGCGCCGGTGGTGGCGACGATCTCGCGGATCACCTTGCCGCCGGTGCCGATCACTTCGCGGATCTTGTCCTTGGGGATCTGCATGGTCTCGATGCGCGGGGCATGGGCCGACAGTTCCTGGCGGGTGCTGTCGAGCGCCTTGGCCATCTCGCCGAGGATGTGCGCACGGCCTTCCTTGGCCTGCTCAAGCGCGACCTGCATGATCTCCTTGGTGATTCCGGCGACCTTGATGTCCATCTGCATCGTGGTGATGCCCTGGTCGGTACCGGCAACCTTGAAGTCCATGTCGCCAAGGTGATCCTCGTCGCCGAGGATGTCGCTGATCACCGCGAACTTCTCACCCTCGAGGATGAGGCCCATGGCGATCCCGGCGACCGGACGCTTGAGCGGAACGCCGGCGTCCATCATCGACAGCGAACCGCCGCAGACGGTGGCCATCGACGAGGAGCCGTTGCTCTCGGTGATGTCGCTGAGGACTCGGATCGTGTAGGGGAACTCCTCGCTCGTCGGAAGCATCGGGTGAAGCGCGCGCCAGGCGAGCTTGCCGTGACCGACTTCGCGGCGACCCGGCGCGCCGAAGCGGCCGACTTCACCGACCGAGTAGGGCGGGAAGTTGTAGTGCAGCATGAAGCGCGAGTAGCTGAGGCCGTCGAGGCCATCGATCATCTGCTCGGCGTCCTTGGTGCCGAGCGTGGTGGTGCAGATCGCCTGGGTCTCGCCGCGGGTGAACAGCGCCGAGCCGTGCGTCCGCGGGAGGAAGCCGACCATCGCCTCGATCGGACGGACGGTCTTGGTGTCGCGGCCGTCGATGCGGCGACCCTCGTCGAGGATGGCGGTGCGGACGATGGCCGCTTCCAGCACCTTGACGAGCTTGGCGGCGACGAGCTGCTCCTGCGGCTCGGCCTCGGCGAAGGCTTCCTTGGCCTTGGCGCGGGCGGCGTTGAGCATGTCGGAACGCTCGGACTTGCCGGTGACCTTGTAGGCCGCCGCGATGTCGGCGCCGATGAGCTCCTTGAGCTTGGCCTTGGTCGCGGCCTTGTCGTCGGCCTGCTTGAGGTCCCACGGATCCTTGGCAGCCTTCTCGGCGAGGTCGCAGATCGCGTTGACGACCTTCTTCGAGGCCTCGTGAGCGAAGACGACGGCGCCGAGCATGACCTCTTCCGACAGCTCCTTGGCTTCGGATTCGACCATCATCACGGCGTTGCCGGTGGCGGCGACGACGAGGTCGAGGTCGCCGTCCCTGGCCTGCTCGGTGGTCGGGTTGAGGATGTACTCACCGTCGACATAGCCGACGCGGGCAGCACCGATCGGGCCCATGAAGGGAACACCCGAGAGGGTCAGCGCGGCGGAGGCGGCGCACATGGCGACGATGTCGGGCTCGTTCTCGCCGTCGTAGGAGAGGACCTGAGCGATCACGAGGACTTCGTTGTAGAAGCCTTCCGGGAACAGCGGGCGGATCGGGCGATCGATGAGACGGCTGGTCAGCGTCTCCTTCTCGGTCGCGCCGCGCTCACGCTTGAAGAAGCCGCCCGGGATGCGCCCGGCTGCGGAGAACTTCTCCTGATAGTGGACGGTCAGCGGGAAGAAGTCCTGGCCGGGCTTGACGTTCTTGGCGGCGGTGACGGCGCACAGGACGACGGTCTCGCCCATGGTGGCGAGCACTGCGCCGTCGGCCTGGCGGGCGATGCGCCCGGTCTCGAGCTTGAGCGTCTTGCCGCCGAGATCGACTTCCACGGTGTTGATATTGAACATGTGATTTCCTTTGTCCCGCCGCCGGATGCGGACGGGTTCAGCTTTGGCGGGCGATCCGGCCTGCCAGCGGGTGGAGCGTTCGTTTAAGCCCCTGGACTGCCCGCCGGATTGCGGGACGCCCGATAAGCGAAGGGCGCCGCTTCGGGCGCCCTTCGAAACCATTGTTACTTGCGGAGGCCCAGA
It contains:
- a CDS encoding sensor histidine kinase, giving the protein MPSVAATRGRWTERYPLTRMGLVGDLLVALVATGAATGIRQLIDSQLPAGFPFLTYFPAVILIAFVLGTRAGTLTAILSGLSSWYWFVAPFGSFELEHNARIAMTFYVFITGTEITLVHWMQRSNRLLVAEREANARLAETRELLFRELQHRVSNNLQMVAALLTVQRRQVKDESARTALDEAARRLQTVGKISRQLYDPSGDGQHLGTFLDQLARDVIETSTDQRVSHRVVSHSEARISPEAAIPLALVVAESIANAIEHGFGDGRDNGALEIRLDQASHERLAVEIEDNGRGLPLGFRLDDSNSLGLRIATMLAGQLGGSFTLSSASGGGALARLELPLEPV
- the pnp gene encoding polyribonucleotide nucleotidyltransferase — protein: MFNINTVEVDLGGKTLKLETGRIARQADGAVLATMGETVVLCAVTAAKNVKPGQDFFPLTVHYQEKFSAAGRIPGGFFKRERGATEKETLTSRLIDRPIRPLFPEGFYNEVLVIAQVLSYDGENEPDIVAMCAASAALTLSGVPFMGPIGAARVGYVDGEYILNPTTEQARDGDLDLVVAATGNAVMMVESEAKELSEEVMLGAVVFAHEASKKVVNAICDLAEKAAKDPWDLKQADDKAATKAKLKELIGADIAAAYKVTGKSERSDMLNAARAKAKEAFAEAEPQEQLVAAKLVKVLEAAIVRTAILDEGRRIDGRDTKTVRPIEAMVGFLPRTHGSALFTRGETQAICTTTLGTKDAEQMIDGLDGLSYSRFMLHYNFPPYSVGEVGRFGAPGRREVGHGKLAWRALHPMLPTSEEFPYTIRVLSDITESNGSSSMATVCGGSLSMMDAGVPLKRPVAGIAMGLILEGEKFAVISDILGDEDHLGDMDFKVAGTDQGITTMQMDIKVAGITKEIMQVALEQAKEGRAHILGEMAKALDSTRQELSAHAPRIETMQIPKDKIREVIGTGGKVIREIVATTGAKVDIDDEGLIKISSSDLSQIEAARQWIQGITQEPEPGTIYTGKVASIVDFGAFVTFMPGKDGLVHVSEIKNERVENVREVLSEGQEVKVKLLEVDNRGKVRLSMRVVDQETGAELEDTRPPREPREGGDRGPRGDRGGRDGDRRREGRGPRRDGGDRGGRDGGGDRGPRSDRGDRGDRGPRRDREGGGNRDDGPAPEFAPAFLTNNNNNDD
- a CDS encoding methyltransferase, with the translated sequence MTFSPEPLAALLEALDNEGYAFTTVTPATHQRVLDRRRGEAAADLRDVFGWSMEFGRETLPGDLFGLLEEGGALERRGERYRSLIRVASLSGRLFAHSAFPTDEGDSVFFGPDTYRFARFIEAAAQDMDAPRHLVDLGAGAGPGGISAAGLLEPEAITLVDINPKALCLAEANALAAGLEVETVTGSLADVSGEIDLVIANPPFIADPEGRDYRDGGEMLGAGLSLDWARQSLERLAEGGTMLLYTGSPIVQGEDRLLAALAELAEEREASLRYEELDPDIFGEELGGGAYAAAGVERIAAIGAVLRRT